In one window of Pseudobacteriovorax antillogorgiicola DNA:
- a CDS encoding outer membrane beta-barrel domain-containing protein: MQKYCWLGALGLCVSLALSPMAWSATYRKATEGRDVVKKKIYPKRKKIEISVPSLGIIMNQSYLNTVLVGGGVTYFMSETWGVGLDLTLGINEDRSERTCIENFFYDPQDEVGPACALVDGDAGLIQNADEDGNNFPRFGPAYVPIREINNLIMANLVWTPVYGKQLVFLNNTSYFDLFVELGAGIASSTFYEKRDVLANGKVPRGLFTPDNTENQEQNEQATIANNQIGATISETDSYGSNGRPDPLSQNHIMFNLGIGQKFHFGGSFHLKIFIRNQLLLGTSQGFDNLLSIMGGAGIRI; this comes from the coding sequence ATGCAAAAATATTGCTGGTTAGGAGCTTTAGGACTCTGTGTATCCTTAGCTTTAAGTCCGATGGCTTGGAGCGCGACCTATCGTAAGGCGACCGAGGGTCGGGACGTGGTTAAGAAAAAGATCTATCCAAAGCGGAAGAAGATCGAGATAAGCGTTCCTAGTTTAGGAATCATCATGAACCAATCCTACCTCAATACCGTTCTTGTCGGTGGGGGGGTGACATATTTTATGTCAGAAACTTGGGGCGTGGGGCTGGATTTAACCCTCGGTATCAATGAAGATCGATCTGAAAGAACCTGTATCGAGAATTTTTTCTACGATCCCCAAGATGAAGTGGGGCCCGCCTGTGCTCTTGTTGATGGGGATGCTGGTCTGATTCAGAATGCCGATGAAGATGGCAACAATTTCCCCCGATTTGGCCCCGCCTATGTTCCTATTCGTGAGATTAACAACCTCATCATGGCGAACCTTGTATGGACTCCAGTTTATGGCAAGCAGTTGGTGTTCTTGAATAACACCAGTTACTTCGATCTTTTTGTAGAGCTAGGGGCGGGGATTGCTAGTTCCACCTTTTATGAAAAACGCGATGTTTTAGCTAATGGCAAGGTGCCTAGGGGCTTATTCACCCCGGATAATACCGAAAACCAAGAGCAAAATGAGCAGGCTACCATAGCTAACAATCAGATCGGTGCGACTATTTCTGAAACAGACTCTTATGGCAGCAACGGTCGACCTGACCCTCTTTCTCAGAACCATATCATGTTCAATCTAGGGATTGGCCAGAAGTTTCACTTTGGTGGTTCGTTTCACCTAAAGATTTTTATTCGCAATCAGCTTCTCTTGGGAACTTCGCAGGGGTTTGATAACTTGCTGTCTATCATGGGCGGGGCTGGAATTCGGATATGA
- a CDS encoding Fic family protein: MTYIWQKKNWTQFNWDSNELITPLAKARKCQGYLLGKADFLKLESEADLFVEEAYQTSSIEGEALSKKSIRSSVAKRLGLTAAGLPEAERKADGLVQILVDATKNYHTPLTNERLWGWQAGLFPTGYSGIRKLDVGKYRSSTMPMQVISGPMGKEKVHFEAPPSISVGPEMKRFLSWFNSLPNQETDGIIKAALTHFWFITIHPFEDGNGRIARAITDMALAQDEKSSRRLYSLSSAINKHRTSYYKILESCQKSQGDLTPWLTWFLEIFCDCLESSKSMILTAEKVSYFYQNISQSTLNARQQKVIDKIIRKLPEEFEGGLSNKKYVSITKTSPESAKRDLRDLLDKGILLKNEGKGRAFSYRLNEKLLAPPNN; the protein is encoded by the coding sequence ATGACATACATCTGGCAAAAAAAGAATTGGACGCAGTTCAACTGGGACTCAAACGAACTGATAACACCCCTTGCAAAAGCAAGAAAGTGCCAAGGCTATCTATTAGGCAAAGCCGATTTCTTAAAACTAGAGTCCGAAGCTGATCTCTTTGTTGAGGAAGCTTATCAAACCAGCTCCATTGAAGGGGAAGCACTCTCCAAAAAGAGCATCAGGTCCTCCGTCGCAAAACGCCTTGGACTAACTGCAGCCGGATTGCCTGAAGCAGAGAGAAAAGCAGATGGCTTGGTTCAAATCCTTGTGGATGCAACCAAGAATTATCATACTCCCCTCACAAATGAGAGACTATGGGGCTGGCAGGCCGGACTATTTCCGACAGGGTACTCAGGTATCCGCAAATTAGATGTCGGCAAGTACAGAAGTAGTACTATGCCTATGCAAGTTATTTCTGGGCCGATGGGTAAGGAAAAGGTGCACTTCGAAGCACCCCCATCAATCTCTGTTGGACCCGAAATGAAAAGATTCCTCAGTTGGTTCAACTCCTTACCAAATCAAGAAACAGACGGAATTATCAAGGCTGCTTTAACGCATTTTTGGTTCATCACGATCCATCCATTTGAAGACGGAAATGGAAGAATTGCGAGGGCCATTACTGATATGGCCCTAGCTCAGGATGAAAAATCAAGTAGAAGACTCTACAGCCTGTCGTCCGCAATCAACAAGCATCGAACATCCTACTACAAGATCCTAGAGAGCTGTCAAAAATCTCAAGGCGATCTCACCCCATGGCTGACTTGGTTCCTAGAAATCTTCTGTGATTGCCTAGAATCATCAAAGAGTATGATTCTAACAGCAGAAAAAGTTTCTTACTTCTATCAGAACATCAGTCAGAGCACATTAAATGCTAGACAACAGAAAGTTATCGATAAGATTATCAGGAAACTACCAGAAGAATTCGAGGGAGGGCTAAGCAACAAGAAATATGTAAGTATCACTAAAACATCCCCAGAATCAGCTAAGAGAGACCTTAGAGACTTGTTAGACAAAGGAATTTTATTAAAGAACGAAGGAAAGGGACGTGCATTTAGCTATCGCTTGAACGAAAAACTTCTTGCTCCCCCCAACAATTGA